In one Gossypium hirsutum isolate 1008001.06 chromosome D09, Gossypium_hirsutum_v2.1, whole genome shotgun sequence genomic region, the following are encoded:
- the LOC107962136 gene encoding uncharacterized protein At4g18257, giving the protein MAEEERKKRVVVESLGWLTESSIMPKKHRAIEGVGVSSILELKAHLYKSQEESKKSKELTGSDVDYHRAKKKISAQDTFSFKNSGVESRALKDKLELKAVNDGSVSYAALEKKAELYDKLVKGELSDEEDKEKYCVDFSRKGFELEKSEQSKVDPDFGNLGAEDEGGGEIDDGHALFKTKFVGPGRTGGTINNDEHKRFVREVHEEANQAREMVSELKLRRQEQAMARREKLRQAYLRKQLEKLKAASKTEQT; this is encoded by the exons atggcggaggaagagagaaagaagaggGTGGTGGTGGAATCGCTTGGATGGCTGACGGAATCCTCCATCATGCCCAAGAAACACCGCGCCATCGAAGGCGTCGGAGTCTCCTCCATCCTTGAACTCAAAGCCCATCTCTACAAATCCCAAGAAGAATCCAAGAAATCCAAGGAATTAACCGGTTCCGACGTCGACTACCACCGTGCAAAGAAAAAAATCTCCGCTCAGGATACCTTCTCCTTCAAGAACTCCGGCGTCGAATCTCGCGCCCTCAA GGACAAGCTTGAGCTTAAAGCTGTTAACGATGGGTCAGTTAGCTATGCGGCATTGGAGAAGAAGGCTGAATTATATGATAAGTTAGTGAAGGGAGAGTTATCTGATGAAGAAGATAAGGAGAAGTATTGTGTTGATTTTTCCAGGAAGGGTTTCGAGCTCGAGAAATCGGAGCAGTCGAAAGTCGATCCTGATTTTGGTAATTTAGGAGCAGAAGATGAAGGCGGTGGTGAGATTGATGATGGCCATGCTTTGTTTAAAACGAAATTCGTAGGGCCTGGAAGAACGGGTGGAACCATTAACAATGATGAACATAAACGCTTTGTAAG GGAAGTTCATGAAGAAGCTAATCAAGCAAGGGAAATGGTGTCCGAGCTTAAATTGCGAAGGCAAGAGCAAGCAATGGCTCGTCGCGAGAAACTCAGACAGGCCTATCTTCGGAAACAACTGGAGAAACTGAAGGCTGCATCAAAAACAGAACAGACTTGA
- the LOC107962138 gene encoding uncharacterized protein At2g34460, chloroplastic, with protein sequence MATPLFLRNSLFPPLHHSFLPFPKYSFPSFPSSIKSRPLTSTMMRGSEITEEVSETKEAVNVDTKKKTIFVAGATGSTGKRVVEQLLSKGFSVKAGVRDLGKAKTLLSNDNPSLQIVQADVTEGSAKLAEAIGEDSDAVICATGFRPGWDLFAPWKVDNFGTVNLVEACRKLGVNRFILISSILVNGAAMGQVFNPAYIFLNVFGLTLIAKLQAEQYIRKSGINYTIIRPGGLRNDPPTGNVVMEPEDTLYEGSISRDQVAEVAVESLVHPESCFKVVEIVSRTDAPKRSYKDLFGSIKLT encoded by the exons ATGGCCACTCCTCTGTTCCTCAGAAACTCTCTATTCCCTCCTCTCCACCATTCCTTTCTTCCCTTCCCTAAATATTCTTTCCCTTCATTTCCCTCCTCCATTAAATCAAGGCCTCTAACTTCTACCATG ATGAGAGGAAGTGAAATAACAGAGGAAGTTTCTGAAACCAAAGAGGCAGTAAATGTGGATACAAAGAAGAAAACTATATTTGTAGCTGGAGCAACGGGTAGTACTGGGAAAAGGGTCGTTGAACAGCTACTTTCTAAGGGATTTTCAGTCAAAGCCGGGGTTCGTGATTTGGGGAAAGCTAAAACTTTGCTTTCTAACGACAACCCATCTCTTCAAATT GTGCAAGCAGATGTGACTGAGGGATCAGCAAAGCTAGCAGAAGCCATTGGTGAAGATTCAGATGCTGTAATATGTGCCACTGGATTTCGACCAGGATGGGACTTATTTGCTCCTTGGAAG GTTGATAACTTTGGCACGGTAAACCTTGTCGAAGCATGCCGAAAACTTGGTGTGAACCGGTTCATTCTTATCAGCTCAATTTTGGTCAATGGAGCTGCAATGGGGCAGGTTTTTAATCCCGCTTATATTTTTCTCAATGTTTTCGGACTCACCTTGATAGCAAAACTCCAGGCTGAGCAATATATCAGGAAATCTGGGATTAACTACACAATCATAAGGCCTGGTGGGTTGAGAAATGATCCGCCAACCGGAAATGTTGTGATGGAACCTGAG GACACACTTTATGAAGGGAGCATATCCAGGGACCAAGTTGCAGAGGTTGCAGTGGAGTCATTGGTTCATCCTGAATCATGTTTCAAAGTAGTGGAGATTGTTTCTCGTACTGATGCTCCCAAACGTTCTTACAAGGATCTTTTTGGTTCCATAAAACTAACATGA
- the LOC107962139 gene encoding 3-oxoacyl-[acyl-carrier-protein] synthase I, chloroplastic → MQALQAPTLRASPLNPLKKPNPNPHFRYVFTLPHRPTKRFTSITASSTTVSAPKREKDPKKRVVVTGMGLVSVFGNDVDVYYDKLLSGESGIGLIDRFDASKFPTRFAGQIRGFTSEGYIDGKNDRRLDDCLRYCIVAGKKALEDADLGGDKLSKIDKERTGVLVGTGMGGLTVFSDGVQNLIEKGHRKITPFFIPYAITNMGSALLAIELGFMGPNYSISTACATSNYCFYAAANHIRRGEADLMIAGGTEAAIIPIGLGGFVACRALSQRNEDPQTASRPWDKERDGFVMGEGAGVLVMESLEHAMKRGAPIIAEYLGGAVNCDAYHMTDPRADGLGVSSCIERSLEDAGVSPEEVNYINAHATSTLAGDLAEINAIKKVFKNTSEIKINATKSMIGHCLGAAGGLEAIATVKAITTGWVHPTINQFNPEPSVEFDTVANEKQQHEVNVAISNSFGFGGHNSVVAFSAFKP, encoded by the exons ATGCAAGCTCTTCAAGCTCCTACCCTTCGAGCTTCCCCATTAAACCCTCTCAAAAAACCCAACCCAAATCCCCATTTTCGCTATGTATTCACTCTCCCACATCGGCCAACCAAGAGATTCACTTCCATCACCGCTTCATCCACCACCGTTTCGGCTCCCAAGCGGGAGAAGGACCCCAAAAAACGGGTCGTTGTTACGGGTATGGGCTTGGTATCCGTTTTTGGGAACGACGTTGATGTTTATTACGATAAATTGTTGTCTGGGGAAAGTGGGATTGGACTCATCGACCGGTTCGATGCTTCCAAGTTTCCGACTCGGTTCGCCGGTCAGATCCGGGGGTTTACTTCTGAAGGGTATATTGATGGAAAGAACGATAGGCGACTCGATGATTGCTTGAGGTATTGCATTGTTGCTGGTAAGAAGGCACTTGAAGATGCTGATCTTGGGGGTGATAAATTATCTAAG ATTGATAAAGAGCGAACCGGAGTGCTTGTTGGAACTGGTATGGGCGGTCTTACTGTGTTCTCTGATGGTGTTCAAAATCTAATAGAGAAGggtcatagaaaaataacaccaTTTTTCATTCCTTATGCTATAACAAACATGGGATCTGCCTTGCTTGCAATTGAGCTTGGTTTCATGGGTCCCAATTATTCGATTTCTACCGCTTGTGCAACGTCCAATTATTGCTTCTATGCTGCTGCCAATCACATCCGTCGAGGTGAGGCTGATTTGATGATTGCTGGTGGAACTGAAGCTGCAATTATTCCTATTGGGTTGGGGGGTTTTGTCGCCTGTAGGGCATTGTCTCAAAGAAACGAAGATCCACAAACTGCTTCAAGGCCATGGGACAAAGAGCGGGATGGCTTTGTTATGGGTGAAGGTGCTGGAGTATTG GTGATGGAAAGCTTGGAACATGCAATGAAAAGAGGTGCACCAATTATCGCCGAGTACTTAGGTGGAGCTGTTAATTGTGATGCTTATCATATGACTGATCCAAGAGCCGACGGTCTCGGGGTGTCTTCATGCATCGAGAGAAGCCTTGAAGATGCCGGTGTGTCCCCTGAGGAG GTTAATTACATCAATGCACACGCGACTTCAACTCTTGCTGGTGACCTGGCCGAGATAAACGCTATTAAGAAGGTATTCAAGAATACATCTGAGATCAAAATCAATGCAACAAAG TCTATGATCGGCCATTGTCTGGGCGCAGCAGGTGGTTTAGAAGCCATTGCCACTGTGAAAGCCATTACAACTGGATGGGTTCATCCAACCATTAATCAATTT AATCCAGAGCCTTCAGTTGAGTTCGACACTGTTGCCAATGAAAAGCAGCAGCATGAGGTTAACGTTG CAATATCGAATTCTTTCGGATTTGGTGGACACAACTCTGTGGTGGCATTTTCTGCATTCAAGCCATGA